The Oreochromis aureus strain Israel breed Guangdong linkage group 16, ZZ_aureus, whole genome shotgun sequence genome includes the window AGAAGGGAAGCAAGTTACTCTCCAACAGCAGAGAGCAGCATTGACCATTTCTACTGGCAAACTCCAACAACAAGGAGACTACGCATTACTAAAGCCACGTCCCCTATTTAGAGATTCTCCAGTCACTCAGTCTCGTTTCTATTCGATAAAACCTAGCTGTAgttgaaatgaaaaacaaaaggcacAATGATTTTCAACTCATTCTCGTCTTTAATATGCACAAGAGTTGAAAGCATCAGTGAGCCACCTTAAAGAGAAGAATTCAATCTAAAATTTATAAAAAGATACAAACAATCAGAGGCCAAAACGCTGTCTGTTGCTTTTCtcctattattttatttaaaacaacttTTCATTAGCAAGTAAAAATCTTGCAACAAACATAAGCTTGTATCCAATGCGGATACAAGGCAACGAAATTGTAAATCTTTAAAGTGGCTCGGTCTAGTCTGCTAGTTCATGACTGTACACCCTCTCTATAGTTTTGTTCAGTAATAAACAGCTAGtcccaaaaagaaaaacgaaaaaaaaaaaaaaaaaaaaaaaaaaagcctgggCTGCTCATAACAAGCCCACTCAGTATTTAAAGCCCCAGTGTGACCCCCAGCCCCACCCCCCCAATCCCCACCCCAAACCCCAGCTCTGAACCCCTCTAAGTAGTTAGCAGCCAACCGGGGGGGTGGGATCATTAAGTCTTCCAGACCAGGGCTATGATTGGGATTAAAGTTTGACACATTTACCCCAAGCCTGCACATCAACCGGGACACGGGACGGTACATTTTAAACAGCCCGTCACCactacagagagagaggaggaaaaaaaacaaaaaaacaaaaccagccTGTTCGAATTTATCAGCATGTCATCACAATACATATGCAAGTCGaaagtaaaaacaataaaacaaagaaatattgcttcaaaaaggagaaaaaaaaaaaaaaaaatcatccccaGCCATCTTTGACAGTTATCGTCCATCCAATGACTGtcagctgcagcagctttgTACAGGctttatgtaaatatatattcaTTAGACGGCAAGGAGAGATACACATCACGTTTTTGTACAGTTATTCAAATTGAGTGATGACATGTGACCTCTTTATCGAAAGTAGTTAAAGTAATATAAAGATCGGGACCTGCACTCGTTGTACAAGTCTAGTCTTCAGTGAGTGTAGGTCCTTTTTGTCGTTTCTGCAGTCAGACATCATTATGCCTCTCAGACGTGTGCATAAGACTGAAGAAAACCTAAAAAGTAAAATAGTAATACAAAGGAAGCTCCACAGACCCAACCAGTAGAAGCGGAAACATGAAACCAATTTGTCTGTAGCgaaatttaaagtaaaaaaaggtCATATCGCAATTAGGATGATTTTAGCTTtaagttgttttctttctttttgttaaacCCCCTCCCTCCATTCAGAGTTTCACATTACAGGGGAGTCCCGAGCAAACAGTTTACTGAATCCCAGGACGTGACTGAGCTCAGAAGGAGGATGTCCTGTGGGTGGCGGGGGAAGATAAACGCTACAGCTGACGTGTTCCTCTTAAGTCTCTGTGTCTTCGCCCAAAGGTGCTTCCTCCCGTGACAGGTATTCAcatccattaaaataaaaattttgcCGCTTTGCTTAATCAGTAGCAGGTGATTAGCAGGTCTTAACAGTTGTATTGGGAAAATAAAGAATTATGGcattttcttcacatttttgatttttttttttaaacaaaacagtaagtTTGATAATTCAACAGAGGTCACATTAAAAAAGTGACGCCATTGAGTCAGAAGTCCCGTCAGTCAGTTTGCCACGGAGTCCTCTTGTTGCCTTAGAGCCCTTTCGCCCCTCCACCTGCCCAAGGACTCTCCTGGGAGGGCAGTGGGGGTCCGTGGTTAATCATGGCTTAGCTCTGGGATTAACTCTTTAAACTGGGTGAGAGAGAGGGTATTGGTGTGCCCTGGCTATCAGGAATCAGTGTCACCAAATGTATTAATGTATGTACTTGTAGTATGTCAGTGTGCATGGGTAAAGTAACACTAGAGGACAATCCAGGGGAGgggaaagcacaaaataaagcacaaacaaacagcagtaTTTCTTCCCCATGAGTGATATGATGGCTTCTAACTGAAGTATGCACACAAATTCTAAGTGTCAAAAAAAGTGCGTGTATATGCACGTGTGTTCATGTGTCTGAAAATGTGCTTGTGTTTTTCCGTCTTTGTGAGAACTTGACATTTGGCAATTGAAGCTTTCCCGTGAAGGCTTTTCCTTCCTTCTGGTTTCCTTTCTGTGTGACATTTTAGAAGCACTGGCAGAAAATACTGACAATCTTCCTGATGCAGGTTGCCAGATGGTGAATGTGCCTGTTGGATAACAAGGACTCCTATGAAGGGTTGCAGTGTTCTGTGAACGATgaccatttaaaagaaaaaaaaaaaaaaaaaatcaaaaacacccCATAGTGCAGAGGTGGGGGTGGGTAAACCCTTCAGTGGTGAGTTTCCATGTTGACGTGATGCTAAGTATATCCTTCTGTACCAGGTTGCCAGATTGGAGGAGAGATGGATGAATGTCTGGGGTGATTACAGAGTACCCGTGCAACTGGTTGAACCAAACATCCTGGTTTTTAGAAATTAAACTCCTTTGTTTGCATGTTGGAAGCTGGATCAAAATTGAAGGTTCCTCCTTGAGTAGTTTCAGGAATCAAGCTAGGATCTTCATCAATCTGAAAAAAGGACAAACATTGTAAGATCGAATGCTAGAGTAAGACATTGCccgaaaaggaaaacaaatccAAAATAACAGAAAGTGAGACGCATGGTGACAGTTAACTCACATCGTCTCCTGAAAAGTACTGATCAATAATCTCAAAGGCTAGTTTGTAGATATCCTCATTCTCATGCTGCTGCAAATTTTCTATCTTCTCCAAAcctgaaaaagacaaaacaacagTTTTAGAAACAAACATTGTAAAAAAGCAACTTCAGTAAGATAAAAAAATCCAATTACACCAAGAACTCTCTCTAAATGGTTTCTAAGAGGATACAAGGAAACCATCAAACACAGACCTCCACACTCCTCTATGATCTCGGCAATAGTGCTGGCTTCGTCTCCTGCCATGATGAGAATATTTTTCAGGCCATCCAGGACGACTTGCACCACCTGGGAGTCCTTCACGGACAGCAGGTTACAGAACGGAGGGATGACATTCTGCTCCACTAAGAACTCCACctacacaaacccacacatacacaccacatCCATACTTGATTACAACATAGGTACATGGTTACAAGTGTGGAAAGTGCACTCACAGTGACCTTCATAACTTAAGTCAATGTTGTCTAGCTTCAGCCTACAATGATTATTTTTCTGCTTCTTGAAAGAAACAATGAGCCAAACATTTCCTACTGCAGTGAAGaagtgcagtttgttttttttcattaaaacaacATATACCCATTTCATTGTAGCAAATCTTTTTAAACcaagtaaaaaaaatcaaaaaaaaaaaaaaaaatcttgtctgCTCCACAAGCCAAGCTCACCTGGTCTTTCCTCCCACTGATGGTGAGGTTGCTGATGGCCCATGCTGCCTCCTTCTGAGTGCCAAAATCACCCTGTAGAGAGCCAGGCTGTCACCAAAATGTACTACACAGCAAATTGCCAAAATACACACAATATGTAGGCCAAATATGCATTCAGTTTCCATGTCTTCTATCAGAAACTGTTCTGCTTTCTGgctagaaaacataaaaaggtGTCAGTGCAACTAAATGCCAAGATGAATTTATACATCGTGTGTCTGGTACCATGCGGGGACAAAACTGAACAGAAACTAGAGAGAATCTtgagcttttttccccccctccccccaattTATAACCACACACAAACCTTAGCCAGTTGGTGAATGATCATAGGAATCAGACCAGCATCAATCACAGCTTGGACTTGCTGCTGGTTCCCAGCTGTAATGTTGGACAGGAACCAGACTGCTTCCTGCAAACAGACCAATCacaaatggtttaaaaaaaaaaacaaacaaaaaaaaaaaacaagggacTGCATTCAGTGCATTATATAGAATGAATCTGCTtcaataaaaattattttaacatttcacCTAAATAATGGATCTTAAGTACAGATTAGTACCAGTTTAACTTAAACTCAAAAAGTTTGAGAGTtgtaactaaataaaataactaCATACAACAAAAATCCTGCTCCTGTTACATTTCTCAACAGTGAAAGACATCTGTACTATAAATACTACTTTACTTTCCATTTACTTTAATGTAAAGCGATAAGAAACTAGAAGAAAAAGCATAATGAGCTTGAAGGCTGAGGCTGTGGATCTCATACCTTATTGATTTTTTCTTTAGGATGTGTCAGCAGGTTGGGGAAGTGTGACAGAACATCACAGTTGAGAACCACCTGTGTCTGCTCATCTGTCCCTGTCACAATGTTTCCCACTGCCCTCAGAGCTGCCGTCTGTAGTTTGTGAACAAAAGAGGAATACAACTTCAAATAAAAATTGGCTTCAGAGTGTGGACCAGGTGGGAGGAATGAATTAGTCTTACCTGAACTTTCACCTCCTGATGGCTGAGGAGAGGCACAAGAAATGGAACAACTCCAGAATCAATGACCATCTGAATCTGCTCGTTGCCACCGTCCGTCAGATAGGACAAAGCCCACACTGTGTCTACTAGGATCTATACACAGAGTCAGAACACGTAAGAATTCAGACAGTTATTATACTGCTAGAACTGAAAAAACTAAGCACTAAATTTTGTCTTTAGAATTTATGTAAATTAGTAAACAGATAACTTGAGTAATCACAGCTCAGCCAGATACTTACATTTATGTCGGTGTGATATATTAGCACACAGAGGGCAGGCAATATCTGTGGGGAAAGAAGTAGGTTGTGAGTGGGTTGGAAGTAGGCAAAGGAATAGATGAAGGTAaaaacaggaggaaaaaaaaaaacatcacaagaGGAACAGCTGTCAAAACCAGACTTCAATTGTCAGCAAAAGAGCTTTCTAGTCAGAAGTTCCCCGGGGTGAAGAGGCTGATTTGGCTACTGAAAATGTGCTGTAAAAGCTCTGCGTGACTCAGCCTGCCGTGACAGAGTCAAATGCAAAGAAACACAACCATCTGTATGGCACATGAGAGCTggtacacacacgcacgcacacgcgcacacatacacatgcagtcACACCCACCTCTTGCACAGTCTCCATGGGTGGTGGTGGATCCTTGTTGCGGCAGAGGTTAACAATGACCCAGGTAACATTACGGAGGAAGGTGATGGGGATTGATGGATTGATGAAAGAAAGCAGGGGCTTGACCACACCCAGAGAGATGACATAATCCCTGCACTGTGGCCCATCACCTGATTGTGCAAGGGGGCAGAGGTCAACAGAACTCTGGATGGTTGCTTCCAAGcagtattaaaataaataaaaacaaaacaaaaaccaaaaagcaCATCTATCATAGAGGGACACTCACCTATAATGTTTCCTAAAGCCCACACAGCCTGTTCGCATACGTTCTGGTGAGGAGAGTGTAGCAGTCGCAAGAACAAGGGCACTGCATCTGGAagcacaaaaattaaactgtcaGATATGCCCAGGGTGATGGACTGTTTATTTTGCCACCTTTAAATCATCAGAACCTAGCAAGGgggataaaacaaacaaactaagcATGAGTCCAAATGTCCACCACTTGTCTTGCAGAATGAGCCAACACAGACTTTTGCCTTACGCACAGTAATGTGTTGAACCATCATTACATCTGCTCCAACTCTCAACCATGCTGGACCACAATGGGTTAAGACACTTGTATTTCTATAGAGACTAACAGAGATGAATGGTCATTTTTCACATATACCCCTCATACAAGCAGGTACTCTCCACTTTAGAGATGTGTTCTGTATTATGAAGAAAGCTATTCAGCTATGCTCCCAAGTAGTACATCTTCTAGACAATAGGCTTCTATGCTAATCGATACAGCTTTCTACAGGGGCACAGTAATGGCTCAGGTGTTAAATAACTATAAAAAATAGCTGTAACACATGGTGTAATGTGTTATGGCTATTAATGAAATGGTTTGGTAACTGGCTCTATGCACTCTCAAAATTCTGAGGACCTACACTCACTTCTGTTTCTTTATGGTCACAATCACAACTTGGTGATGTGAAATCCAGATATTTGATTCAACTTACTACGGGAACGAAAACATGCATATGTTACAATCATTACAGTATGATGCTATGacacactatattgccaaaagtatttgctcATCTGTCTTCAGATGCATATGAACATGAGTGACATATCATTCTTGATACATAGGGTTTAAAATGATGTCAGCCCAgcctttgcagctataacagcttcaactcttctgggaaggcttttcacaaggtttaggagtgcGTTTATGGACattttttgaccattcttccagaaacacatttgtgaggtcagacactgatggtagacgagaaggcctggctcacagtctctACTACGATTCATCCGAAAGGTGCTGTGTCAGGTTGAGATCAAGACTCTGTGCAGCTCTTCC containing:
- the kpna3 gene encoding importin subunit alpha-4, encoding MAENAGLENHRIKSFKNKGRDVETMRRHRNEVTVELRKNKRDEHLLKKRNVPQEESLEDSDVDSDFKGQNVTLDAILQNATSDNAVIQLSAVQAARKLLSSDRNPPIDDLIKSGILPILVKCLERDDNPSLQFEAAWALTNIASGTSAQTQAVVKSNAVPLFLRLLHSPHQNVCEQAVWALGNIIGDGPQCRDYVISLGVVKPLLSFINPSIPITFLRNVTWVIVNLCRNKDPPPPMETVQEILPALCVLIYHTDINILVDTVWALSYLTDGGNEQIQMVIDSGVVPFLVPLLSHQEVKVQTAALRAVGNIVTGTDEQTQVVLNCDVLSHFPNLLTHPKEKINKEAVWFLSNITAGNQQQVQAVIDAGLIPMIIHQLAKGDFGTQKEAAWAISNLTISGRKDQVEFLVEQNVIPPFCNLLSVKDSQVVQVVLDGLKNILIMAGDEASTIAEIIEECGGLEKIENLQQHENEDIYKLAFEIIDQYFSGDDIDEDPSLIPETTQGGTFNFDPASNMQTKEFNF